A window of Hemibagrus wyckioides isolate EC202008001 linkage group LG03, SWU_Hwy_1.0, whole genome shotgun sequence contains these coding sequences:
- the cxxc4 gene encoding CXXC-type zinc finger protein 4, translating into MSNINSALCIESGANADVSLLQKDALQEAGLNQLLDYNAEIERYRSFANFYKTNGAFPQSAKIARITTPIFPSARIGVSPWNCDNAVLWGRKSTPIHPNRTRSDSSQRPGKPETLQMANGNFLSTLSPEHCRPLAGDCVNKLKCGAATEAEIINPAFSALPALGGISLPPGVIVMTALHSPASASAVTDSAFQIANLADCQQHNNNHSNHISSPASGGNAAKKKRKRCGVCAPCRRLINCGVCSSCRNRKTGHQICKFRKCEELKKKPGSSLERTPVNSGEAFRWFF; encoded by the coding sequence ATGTCGAACATAAACAGTGCGCTCTGCATCGAGAGCGGCGCTAATGCGGACGTGTCTCTGTTACAAAAGGACGCCCTTCAGGAAGCCGGATTAAACCAGCTGTTGGATTACAACGCAGAAATCGAACGTTACCGCTCTTTCGCAAACTTTTACAAAACCAACGGGGCGTTTCCGCAGAGTGCCAAGATTGCCCGCATCACCACGCCCATCTTCCCCAGCGCACGGATCGGGGTTTCGCCGTGGAACTGTGACAATGCCGTGCTCTGGGGACGCAAGTCAACGCCAATCCACCCGAACAGAACCAGGAGTGACTCGTCTCAGCGACCTGGGAAACCTGAGACTCTGCAGATGGCGAATGGTAACTTCCTGTCCACATTATCGCCGGAGCACTGCAGGCCGTTAGCAGGGGACTGCGTCAACAAGCTGAAGTGTGGCGCCGCCACTGAAGCGGAGATAATAAACCCTGCATTCTCCGCCCTCCCGGCTCTGGGGGGCATTTCTTTACCTCCCGGGGTCATCGTCATGACGGCGCTGCACTCTCCTGCCTCCGCGTCCGCCGTCACAGACAGCGCCTTTCAGATTGCCAACCTGGCAGACTGCCAGCAGCATAACAATAATCACAGTAATCACATTTCCTCTCCTGCGTCCGGAGGAAATGCTGCCAAGAAAAAGAGGAAGCGCTGTGGAGTGTGCGCCCCCTGCAGGCGGCTCATTAACTGCGGTGTCTGTAGCAGCTGCCGGAACCGCAAGACCGGACACCAGATCTGCAAATTCCGCAAATGTGAGGAGCTGAAGAAGAAACCGGGCTCGTCACTCGAG